A window from Myxocyprinus asiaticus isolate MX2 ecotype Aquarium Trade chromosome 37, UBuf_Myxa_2, whole genome shotgun sequence encodes these proteins:
- the LOC127428104 gene encoding neurexophilin-2-like: MRQCFSALLMLCLHMVTCGAELRAAVSPLGWTESDKEEIESPHDSHSGIRKSLRLFSHPSQSNGQSREAAPDSGAMDVWAWLSNHSDTEGTLSRAKRRPYVKTGKFKKMFGWGDFHSNIKTVKLNLLITGKIVDHGNGTFSVYFRHNSTGLGNVSVSLVPPSKAVDFEITQQETIDVPKDSKAFNCHVEYEKTDRSKRTSVCSDFPNRICLQEQTQSHVSWLCSKPFKVICIYIDFYNADYKLVQKVCPDYNYHSDTPYSSVG, encoded by the coding sequence GTGACATGTGGAGCAGAGCTCCGAGCAGCTGTGTCTCCTCTGGGTTGGACTGAGAGTGATAAGGAGGAAATAGAGTCCCCTCACGACTCTCATTCAGGGATTCGCAAATCCCTGCGGCTTTTCTCCCACCCATCCCAATCTAACGGCCAGTCCCGTGAAGCCGCTCCTGACTCTGGTGCAATGGATGTGTGGGCATGGTTATCCAACCACAGCGACACCGAGGGAACCCTCTCAAGAGCCAAACGTCGTCCCTACGTGAAAACAGGCAAGTTTAAGAAGATGTTCGGTTGGGGCGACTTCCATTCCAATATCAAAACGGTAAAGCTAAACCTACTCATCACTGGGAAAATTGTCGACCACGGTAACGGAACCTTCAGCGTCTATTTCCGCCACAATTCCACGGGTCTGGGCAATGTGTCCGTCAGCTTGGTCCCGCCCTCCAAGGCTGTCGATTTTGAGATCACACAACAGGAAACGATTGACGTACCCAAAGACAGTAAGGCCTTCAACTGTCATGTGGAGTATGAGAAGACGGACCGCAGTAAGAGGACGTCAGTTTGCAGTGACTTCCCGAACAGGATTTGCCTCCAGGAACAGACCCAGAGCCACGTGTCCTGGCTTTGCTCCAAGCCCTTTAAAGTCATCTGCATCTACATTGACTTCTACAATGCAGACTACAAGTTGGTACAGAAGGTCTGCCCAGACTACAACTACCACAGTGACACTCCCTACAGCTCTGTGGGATAG
- the LOC127428098 gene encoding speckle-type POZ protein-like B: MSRVPTPPPPGEMTSGPVAESWCYTQVKVVKFSYMWTINNFSFCREEMGEVIRSSTFSSGPNDKMKWCLRVNPKGLDDESKDYLSLYLLLVSCPKSEVRAKFKFSLLNAKREETKAMESQRAYRFVQGKDWGFKKFIRRDFLLDEANGLLPDDKLTLFCEVSVVQDSVNISGQSNTNMLKVPECQLSDDLGNLWEGSRFTDCSLFVGGQEFKAHKSILAARSPVFNAMFEHKMEESKKNRVDISDVEPDVFREMMVFIYTGKAPNLEQMADNLLAAADKYALERLKVLCEEALCNSLSVENVADILILADLHSAEQLKTQAIDFINRCSVLRQLGCKDGKNWNSNHAADIMETAGWKAMIQSHPHLVAEAFRALASAQCPPFGPPRKRLKQS; the protein is encoded by the exons ATGTCACGGGTtcccacaccccctcctccagGGGAAATGACATCAGGACCTGTGGCAGAGAGCTGGTGTTATACACAG GTAAAAGTGGTGAAGTTTTCTTACATGTGGACCATAAACAACTTCAGCTTTTGTCGGGAGGAGATGGGAGAAGTCATAAGGAGCTCAACCTTCTCTTCTGGCCCCAATGACAAGATGAAATG GTGTTTGAGAGTGAACCCAAAGGGTCTGGATGATGAGAGTAAAGattatctctctctctacttACTGCTTGTTAGTTGCCCAAAAAGCGAAGTGAGAGCAAAGTTCAAGTTTTCCTTACTGAACGCCAAAAGAGAGGAAACTAAAGCCATGG AAAGCCAAAGAGCCTACCGCTTCGTCCAGGGGAAGGACTGGGGCTTCAAGAAGTTCATCAGGCGAGATTTTTTACTAGATGAAGCAAATGGACTTCTTCCAGATGACAAGCTCACTTTGTTTTGTGAG GTGAGTGTGGTCCAGGACTCGGTAAACATCTCTGGCCAGTCTAACACAAACATGTTGAAGGTTCCAGAGTGTCAACTCTCAGATGATCTGGGTAACCTGTGGGAAGGCTCCAGGTTCACTGACTGCAGCTTGTTCGTGGGAGGGCAGGAGTTCAAAGCGCACAAATCCATACTGGCAG CGAGGTCGCCGGTTTTTAATGCCATGTTTGAACACAAAATGGAGGAGAGTAAAAAG AACCGTGTAGACATCAGTGATGTGGAACCGGACGTGTTTAGGGAAATGATGGTATTTATTTACACTGGTAAAGCTCCTAACCTGGAGCAAATGGCCGACAACCTGTTAGCTGCTGCAGACAAG TACGCTCTGGAAAGATTAAAGGTATTATGTGAAGAGGCTCTCTGTAACAGTTTGTCTGTAGAGAACGTGGCCGACATCCTCATTCTGGCCGACCTGCACAGCGCAGAGCAGCTTAAAACACAAGCCATAGACTTCATTAATAg ATGCAGCGTTCTCCGACAGTTGGGCTGTAAAGATGGAAAGAACTGGAATAGCAA TCATGCAGCAGATATAATGGAGACCGCTGGTTGGAAGGCGATGATTCAGTCCCATCCTCACTTAGTGGCCGAGGCTTTTCGTGCTCTCGCATCAGCTCAGTGCCCCCCATTTGGTCCGCCTAGGAAACGACTGAAACAGTCCTGA